A genomic window from Anthocerotibacter panamensis C109 includes:
- a CDS encoding universal stress protein, whose translation MFHKILVALDQSATGQQVFESALSLVKLTGGQLLLLHVLSAEEEGSPHLPVFSTLNAYPVPDTLEAYKEQWTAFENHGLKLLTAYTDRARSLGAKAEYTQSMGSPGRRICETATTWGADLIFMGRRGRSGLQEFFLGSVSNYVLHHAPCSVLVTHDALFTGGAERILVGLDHSTSSAQVFATALELAGLTQAPLLLTHVLCGEEEESPAMPVAPLMEYYPASPELLERYEQAWKDYEEQGWTLLRTHLAEATDRGVVAEMVQELGSPGPTLCALARERDCRLMVLGHRGRSGFQELFLGSVSNYALHHAPCSALVVQSSAPTNPPPAVQQATERLHP comes from the coding sequence ATGTTTCACAAAATCCTGGTGGCACTAGACCAATCAGCAACGGGACAGCAGGTGTTTGAGAGCGCTCTGTCACTAGTTAAGCTGACTGGGGGTCAATTGCTGCTCCTCCATGTCCTGTCTGCTGAAGAAGAAGGCAGTCCCCATCTGCCCGTGTTCTCCACCCTGAATGCCTACCCGGTACCCGATACCCTGGAGGCTTATAAAGAGCAGTGGACTGCTTTTGAAAACCACGGGCTAAAGCTGCTGACCGCCTATACTGACCGCGCTCGCAGCCTTGGGGCGAAAGCCGAATATACCCAGAGCATGGGCAGTCCTGGTCGCCGCATCTGTGAAACTGCCACTACTTGGGGCGCGGACCTAATTTTTATGGGCCGTCGGGGGCGTTCGGGGCTCCAGGAATTCTTTTTGGGCAGTGTCAGCAACTACGTGCTGCATCATGCTCCCTGCTCCGTTCTGGTCACCCATGACGCCCTTTTTACTGGAGGGGCAGAGCGGATTTTAGTAGGCTTAGACCATTCTACCTCCAGCGCTCAGGTCTTTGCGACCGCCCTGGAGTTAGCCGGTTTGACCCAGGCTCCTTTGCTGTTGACGCATGTGCTTTGTGGAGAGGAAGAGGAGAGCCCCGCAATGCCTGTTGCGCCCCTGATGGAGTACTATCCCGCCAGCCCCGAACTGCTAGAGCGCTACGAACAGGCGTGGAAAGACTACGAAGAGCAGGGATGGACCCTTTTGCGTACCCATCTGGCTGAGGCCACAGACCGGGGTGTAGTGGCAGAAATGGTGCAGGAGTTGGGGAGTCCCGGTCCGACCCTCTGTGCCTTGGCTCGCGAACGAGATTGCAGGCTCATGGTCTTGGGCCATCGGGGTCGCTCCGGCTTTCAGGAACTTTTCTTGGGTAGTGTCAGCAACTATGCCTTACACCATGCCCCTTGTTCAGCGCTGGTAGTTCAATCCTCCGCTCCGACCAACCCACCTCCGGCAGTCCAACAAGCTACGGAACGTCTGCACCCCTAA
- a CDS encoding choice-of-anchor E domain-containing protein, whose protein sequence is MLRRAPLLLTLALLAPVGAAHAVTLTFTASQPQTPTEFSVPLSVQRFDPTLGILNSVTVSFSSSIFADLALTNNATTSQTFSVDAFVRLTLAGPGLSPNLVSTPTASTGDITLGSGGSTLVQGITANAFASRNVASPLFGAFIGTGNLNYTLSTLAGTTIFGGGGQIVAAQSTTAGGLLTVVYDFTPTNVPEPATIFGTLAFGAFGFASRKRLGKNNANL, encoded by the coding sequence ATGCTGAGACGTGCTCCGTTACTTTTAACTTTAGCCTTGCTGGCTCCGGTGGGTGCTGCTCATGCCGTTACCCTAACTTTTACTGCCTCACAGCCTCAGACACCGACTGAGTTCTCTGTACCGCTCAGCGTACAACGGTTTGACCCGACCCTCGGCATCCTTAATAGCGTGACGGTCTCTTTCTCCAGCAGTATATTCGCTGACTTGGCGTTGACCAACAATGCTACTACCTCACAGACTTTTAGTGTTGATGCTTTTGTTCGCCTAACTTTAGCTGGGCCGGGGCTCTCACCCAATTTGGTGTCTACCCCCACCGCTTCGACCGGAGATATAACGCTTGGTTCTGGCGGCTCGACCTTGGTTCAAGGTATTACTGCAAATGCATTTGCCTCCCGTAACGTAGCCTCTCCCCTATTTGGTGCTTTCATAGGAACCGGAAACCTTAACTACACGCTTTCTACCCTGGCTGGAACGACGATTTTCGGGGGTGGGGGGCAGATTGTTGCAGCCCAATCGACTACCGCAGGTGGTTTGCTGACGGTGGTCTATGATTTTACCCCTACCAACGTTCCTGAACCGGCAACTATCTTTGGTACGCTAGCCTTCGGTGCTTTCGGATTTGCTTCAAGGAAGCGCTTGGGTAAGAACAACGCAAACCTCTAG
- a CDS encoding prohibitin family protein, whose product MTGARLQNVKSLLPLGLLGVLILLVLYHPFLYITQPGNATVVFNAFTGLQQGRIERPGYSFVTPGTDRPITYNTRTRVYQFTDDANAPNRAGTALAVNTADGQAFTMDVFIALKPNENVLDILHAQIGENYMGTVVVPLVRSKIRDISAGFNSQDFYRKEQRAQIEEKALQLINKDLPFQEVKGEQAPLILMEGVFLGSPKFPPALKNALEQKQVASITAQTAGVKAQIQVKETERLLILAKANKEAIELKGKAAARNAQLADLLLFEKLENRIEQARQAGREAPLKVIRIEGNSTVFLNVDPQKAAALTNP is encoded by the coding sequence ATGACTGGCGCGCGCTTACAAAATGTTAAATCTCTGCTTCCCTTGGGGCTGCTCGGGGTCTTGATCTTACTGGTGCTGTATCATCCTTTCCTCTACATCACCCAACCGGGCAATGCTACGGTCGTCTTCAACGCATTCACCGGGCTGCAACAGGGTCGGATTGAGCGACCGGGCTATAGCTTCGTCACGCCGGGAACAGACCGCCCCATCACCTATAACACCCGCACCCGAGTTTATCAGTTCACAGACGACGCCAATGCCCCCAACCGGGCAGGCACAGCCTTAGCGGTCAACACCGCAGACGGGCAGGCTTTCACCATGGATGTCTTTATTGCCCTCAAGCCCAACGAAAACGTCCTCGATATCCTCCATGCTCAAATTGGCGAGAACTACATGGGTACAGTAGTCGTTCCTCTGGTGCGCTCGAAGATCCGTGATATCTCGGCAGGCTTTAACTCACAGGACTTTTACCGCAAGGAGCAACGTGCTCAAATTGAAGAGAAAGCCCTCCAACTCATCAATAAAGACCTACCTTTTCAAGAAGTCAAGGGCGAGCAAGCCCCGCTCATCCTGATGGAGGGAGTCTTTTTGGGTAGCCCGAAATTCCCGCCCGCCCTCAAAAACGCCCTGGAACAGAAGCAGGTAGCCTCCATCACCGCCCAAACTGCCGGGGTCAAAGCCCAGATCCAGGTCAAGGAAACCGAGCGGCTCTTGATCCTCGCCAAAGCCAATAAGGAGGCCATCGAACTCAAGGGCAAAGCTGCTGCTCGCAATGCCCAACTTGCAGACCTATTGCTCTTCGAGAAGTTGGAGAACCGGATCGAGCAAGCCCGTCAGGCAGGCCGTGAAGCTCCGCTCAAGGTTATCCGTATTGAGGGTAATTCCACGGTCTTCCTCAACGTCGATCCACAAAAGGCGGCTGCGCTCACCAATCCCTGA
- a CDS encoding L-lactate dehydrogenase has product MPLFTPFQQDRHKLRRGAIIGAAGHVGTACAYSLVIQNIFDELILVDPEQEKLEGEVMDLVHGLPFVAPTEIRAGTVMDCRSADIVIITAATKQRSSTGSRLDLAQYNAPLFDHLIPEIARSCPEAIYIVVSNPVDVLTHLTLQRSGLPPSRVIGTGTILDTARFRALLAQRLSLDPRSVHAYILGEHGDSAVPVWSAIHVAGVDLRRVHVPEEPDWLEGIFHQVQTAAYEIIRRKGSTCYAIGLGVTQIAQAILHNQNRVLTVSGLLQGQYGLEEVCLSLPSVINRQGIAGTINIPLCPDEHQQLRHSARILQQAFCLIGG; this is encoded by the coding sequence ATGCCGCTGTTCACCCCCTTTCAGCAAGACCGGCACAAGCTCCGCCGGGGGGCCATTATCGGGGCGGCAGGTCATGTGGGCACCGCCTGTGCCTATTCCCTGGTCATTCAGAACATTTTTGACGAGCTGATTCTGGTTGATCCTGAGCAAGAAAAGCTCGAAGGCGAAGTGATGGACTTGGTCCACGGTCTGCCTTTTGTTGCGCCCACGGAAATCCGGGCAGGCACCGTGATGGACTGCCGGAGCGCGGATATTGTCATCATCACCGCTGCTACCAAACAGCGTAGCTCCACCGGATCGCGCCTTGATTTAGCGCAATACAATGCGCCCCTTTTCGACCATCTCATCCCCGAGATCGCGCGCTCCTGCCCGGAGGCCATTTATATCGTGGTCAGCAACCCGGTCGATGTCCTGACCCACTTGACGCTCCAACGCTCGGGACTCCCGCCTTCTCGTGTCATCGGTACCGGTACGATCCTGGATACCGCCCGCTTCCGGGCGTTGCTCGCCCAACGCCTCAGCCTCGATCCGCGTAGTGTACATGCCTATATCCTCGGGGAGCATGGGGATAGCGCGGTGCCGGTCTGGAGTGCCATCCATGTCGCTGGGGTAGATCTACGACGCGTGCATGTCCCTGAGGAGCCAGACTGGTTGGAGGGGATATTCCATCAGGTCCAAACCGCCGCCTATGAGATCATCCGGCGCAAAGGGTCCACCTGTTATGCCATCGGTCTGGGTGTGACGCAGATCGCCCAAGCCATCCTCCATAATCAAAACCGAGTCCTGACAGTCAGTGGTCTGCTCCAGGGGCAGTATGGTCTGGAGGAAGTCTGCCTCAGCCTACCGAGTGTCATCAACCGTCAGGGCATCGCCGGTACCATAAATATCCCGCTATGTCCCGATGAACACCAACAGTTGCGCCACTCCGCCCGAATTTTGCAGCAGGCTTTCTGTCTTATCGGGGGCTAG
- a CDS encoding amino acid ABC transporter ATP-binding protein has translation MASSTPALIFENIEKNFGPLKVLRGISGQVNVGEVVAVIGSSGCGKSTLLRCCNRLETVSSGRILVNGIDLSAPDTDINQLRADVGMVFQQFNLFPHMSVLANLTIAPRKVLGQAPAESEETARFYLDKVGLKEKATAYPEQLSGGQKQRVAIARALCMRPKIILFDEPTSALDPELVGEVLAVMKNLAEEGMTMMVVTHEIQFAREVAHRVLFLDRGTVAEEGPARQVITYPQSERLRTFLSRMSFVG, from the coding sequence ATGGCAAGTTCCACGCCCGCCCTGATTTTTGAGAACATCGAGAAAAATTTTGGCCCGCTCAAAGTCCTGCGTGGCATCAGCGGACAGGTCAATGTCGGCGAGGTGGTGGCTGTCATCGGTTCCTCCGGCTGTGGCAAGAGCACCTTATTGCGCTGCTGTAACCGCCTGGAGACAGTCAGTTCTGGACGAATTCTGGTGAACGGTATCGACCTCTCGGCTCCCGACACCGATATCAATCAACTGCGGGCAGACGTGGGCATGGTTTTTCAGCAGTTCAACCTCTTCCCGCACATGAGCGTCCTTGCCAACCTCACCATCGCCCCGCGCAAAGTCTTGGGTCAAGCTCCCGCCGAGAGCGAAGAGACCGCTCGCTTTTATCTGGATAAAGTTGGCCTTAAAGAAAAAGCTACAGCCTACCCCGAACAACTCTCCGGCGGGCAAAAGCAACGGGTCGCCATCGCCCGTGCCCTATGTATGAGGCCCAAAATCATCCTTTTCGACGAACCGACGAGCGCGCTCGACCCGGAATTGGTCGGTGAAGTCCTCGCAGTAATGAAAAATCTAGCCGAGGAGGGCATGACCATGATGGTAGTCACCCACGAGATCCAATTCGCCCGCGAAGTCGCCCATCGCGTCCTCTTTTTGGACCGTGGCACCGTGGCGGAGGAAGGACCGGCTCGCCAAGTCATCACCTACCCGCAATCTGAGCGCCTGCGGACTTTTTTGAGCCGGATGAGCTTCGTCGGCTAA
- a CDS encoding DUF389 domain-containing protein, which translates to MANIPFKISLKVPHVAAEDLEALQDNLLHESLPGLNYLVLVVGSCLIATLGLLSNSAAVIIGAMIIAPLMLPIRGIALGALNGNVLLFRVGVVSIALGTVLGVGLSCLLGLVVNVPEFGSEILARTQPTLLDLGIALGAGWVGAFAKVRRGISDTLAGVAISVALMPPVCVIGLGLSRLDGTIGLGAMLLYGTNLVGIALACIVTFGATGYSSLSRAPKVLLWTMFFTLLLVLPLSLSFFRLLTQAQLEDKLKQALLNKTITFQRVLLRRSEFDWLTNPPTVVLNVSSSQPITPRQVQLLEKFVQNETRQPFTIILNVTNVTEVRSTEAEAMLETPSK; encoded by the coding sequence ATGGCAAACATTCCGTTCAAAATCTCGTTGAAGGTCCCCCATGTCGCTGCTGAGGACCTTGAAGCACTCCAGGACAACCTGCTCCACGAATCCCTTCCTGGTCTTAACTATCTCGTCCTGGTGGTCGGCTCCTGTCTCATTGCTACGCTGGGACTGCTCTCCAACAGCGCTGCTGTCATTATTGGCGCGATGATTATTGCACCTTTGATGTTGCCCATTCGCGGCATTGCGCTGGGGGCCTTGAATGGCAATGTCCTGCTCTTTCGCGTAGGCGTGGTCTCGATTGCCTTGGGGACCGTGCTGGGCGTGGGGCTCTCCTGTCTGTTGGGTCTGGTTGTGAATGTGCCTGAATTCGGCAGCGAGATCCTGGCGCGGACCCAGCCTACTTTGTTGGATTTGGGCATCGCTCTAGGCGCCGGCTGGGTGGGGGCGTTCGCCAAGGTGCGCAGGGGAATTTCGGATACCCTGGCGGGAGTCGCGATCTCCGTGGCGCTGATGCCTCCGGTCTGCGTGATCGGCTTGGGGCTCTCCCGACTGGATGGGACCATCGGTCTTGGGGCTATGCTGCTCTACGGAACCAATTTGGTGGGCATTGCGCTGGCTTGTATCGTGACTTTTGGGGCTACTGGCTACAGTTCTTTGTCCCGCGCCCCCAAGGTTTTGCTGTGGACCATGTTTTTTACCTTATTGTTAGTATTACCACTTAGCTTAAGCTTCTTCCGGTTATTGACGCAGGCACAGTTAGAAGACAAGCTCAAACAAGCCCTGCTCAATAAAACGATTACTTTTCAGCGTGTCCTGCTGCGCCGTAGCGAATTTGACTGGCTGACCAACCCACCGACAGTAGTCCTCAATGTCAGTTCCTCACAACCCATCACGCCCCGTCAGGTGCAGTTGCTCGAAAAATTTGTCCAAAATGAAACTAGGCAGCCCTTTACTATCATCCTAAACGTGACCAACGTGACCGAGGTGCGCAGTACCGAAGCTGAAGCGATGCTAGAGACGCCCTCAAAGTAG
- a CDS encoding response regulator, which yields MRILLADNDEQMVGLLAKTLAAQRYLVDMVNDGQEAWDFIETTSYDLVLLDVLLPTVDGISLCRRLRDQGYQMPVLLLTARDSATDKILGLDAGADDYMIKPLDLGELTARLRALLRRGGQALPPVLAWEALRLDPGTCKVSYAGKPLLLSPKEYSLLELFLRHPRRVFSRGCILDHLWSYEELPTEDTVKAHIKGIRQKLKAVSAPSDIIETVYGLGYRLKPPDLIPEPPPALAGAWERFQAGVLDRVGVLEAANHALLGGTLIPALRQQAGQEAHKLAGLLGTFGLHEGTRLARQIEEQIQDPIQDREQLLHFTELVVALRREVERTTPAPDPTLPPRCPRVLAVTPDLELVANLGIADSQRVWESCPSSAQARAMQQRPDIVLLDLSEPTGDMGEALALLAELATATPIVPVVVLTDHQDLAQRVEVTRLGSRALIQKPAAVAEILKTVEQALPPARTPYRVLILDDDTELLAMLRTLLEPWGLKLATLSDSLRFWKVLEEFTPDLLVLDVEMPHLGGIDLCRVVRNDPRWQSLPVLFLTAHTDADTVQRVFAGGADDLVSKPVTGPDLAMRILNRLERTRLLRR from the coding sequence ATGAGAATTCTGCTGGCCGACAACGATGAACAGATGGTCGGGCTGTTGGCTAAGACGCTCGCTGCGCAGCGCTACTTGGTGGATATGGTCAACGACGGTCAAGAAGCGTGGGATTTCATCGAGACTACCTCCTATGACTTAGTGCTTCTGGACGTCTTGTTGCCCACGGTAGACGGGATCAGCCTGTGTCGGAGATTGCGCGACCAAGGCTATCAGATGCCGGTTCTCCTGCTGACGGCTCGGGATAGCGCTACGGACAAGATTTTGGGACTGGATGCAGGGGCGGACGACTATATGATCAAGCCCTTGGATCTAGGCGAGCTGACCGCCCGCCTCCGGGCTCTGTTGCGTCGGGGGGGGCAAGCCCTGCCACCCGTTTTGGCCTGGGAGGCACTCCGCCTCGACCCTGGGACTTGTAAGGTATCTTATGCAGGCAAACCCCTTCTTTTGAGTCCCAAGGAATATAGCCTGCTGGAATTGTTTTTGCGCCATCCTCGCCGGGTCTTCAGCCGCGGCTGTATTCTCGACCACCTCTGGTCCTACGAAGAACTTCCGACAGAAGATACTGTCAAGGCCCATATCAAGGGCATCCGGCAGAAGCTCAAGGCGGTGAGCGCACCTAGCGACATAATCGAAACAGTCTATGGCTTGGGGTACCGCCTCAAACCCCCAGATCTTATCCCAGAACCGCCCCCGGCCTTGGCAGGAGCTTGGGAGCGCTTTCAGGCGGGTGTCCTAGACCGGGTGGGCGTCCTGGAGGCAGCCAACCATGCGCTACTGGGGGGCACGCTCATCCCAGCCTTGCGCCAACAGGCTGGGCAGGAAGCCCACAAACTCGCGGGGCTACTGGGCACCTTCGGGCTGCATGAGGGGACCCGTCTGGCCCGTCAGATCGAAGAACAGATCCAAGACCCAATTCAGGACCGGGAGCAGCTATTGCACTTCACAGAACTGGTGGTGGCTCTACGGCGGGAAGTGGAGCGGACGACCCCCGCCCCCGACCCGACCCTACCGCCCCGCTGTCCGCGGGTCTTGGCTGTCACCCCGGATCTGGAGTTGGTCGCCAACTTGGGTATAGCAGACTCGCAGCGCGTGTGGGAATCTTGCCCGAGCAGTGCCCAAGCGCGGGCTATGCAACAACGCCCCGATATCGTCCTGCTCGACCTCAGCGAGCCAACAGGCGACATGGGTGAAGCGTTAGCCCTCCTGGCGGAATTAGCGACAGCCACCCCTATAGTCCCGGTCGTAGTTTTGACCGACCACCAGGATTTGGCTCAGCGCGTGGAGGTCACCCGCCTCGGCAGCCGCGCCTTGATCCAGAAACCAGCAGCGGTCGCCGAGATCCTGAAGACCGTGGAGCAGGCCTTACCCCCCGCTCGCACTCCATATCGAGTCCTGATCTTAGATGATGATACAGAGCTTTTGGCCATGCTGCGGACTTTGTTAGAGCCTTGGGGGCTCAAGCTTGCCACCCTCTCAGACTCGCTGCGCTTCTGGAAGGTGCTGGAGGAATTTACCCCCGACCTGCTCGTCCTGGATGTGGAAATGCCCCACTTAGGCGGGATTGACCTGTGCCGCGTCGTGCGTAATGACCCGCGATGGCAGAGCCTGCCGGTCCTGTTTCTGACGGCCCATACCGATGCCGATACGGTCCAACGGGTGTTTGCAGGCGGGGCAGACGATCTGGTGAGCAAGCCAGTGACCGGGCCAGATCTAGCCATGCGCATCCTAAATCGCCTGGAGCGTACCCGCCTGCTGCGCCGGTAG
- a CDS encoding prohibitin family protein — protein sequence MSLNRIDVPKWLPQAVLAGGVVLILLSTNPFRFVENGQNLVVFSWFGGVQSTPLEPGFHIVVPVVSETIPFDIKTQALTWKDGDESAYGPRLIALSRDGQEIRTEVTLNYRVSDPPKVYSTLGTDYVDRVAPIVRSIIASETAGFSAQDLYSTKRPVLQAQTRERIAMDLQPYGITVTDFLLRDVAFEQEFVSAIEAKTIAENQLAKKSFEIDQARQEALSAISQAKGEAGRLEAKADALTKNPDYLKVVKSGVLGDTLDTLVTK from the coding sequence ATGTCCCTCAATCGCATAGATGTCCCAAAATGGCTACCCCAGGCTGTTCTAGCCGGGGGTGTAGTCTTGATTTTGCTGAGTACCAACCCCTTTCGTTTTGTCGAAAATGGACAGAATTTAGTAGTCTTTTCTTGGTTTGGGGGGGTCCAATCCACTCCCTTGGAACCCGGATTTCATATCGTTGTCCCTGTGGTCTCAGAGACGATCCCCTTTGATATCAAGACGCAGGCGCTGACCTGGAAAGACGGGGATGAAAGTGCCTATGGCCCGCGCCTGATCGCCCTATCCCGAGACGGTCAAGAGATCCGCACTGAAGTGACCCTCAACTACCGGGTATCCGATCCGCCCAAGGTCTACAGCACCTTGGGTACAGACTATGTAGACCGCGTCGCCCCCATCGTGCGCTCGATCATCGCTTCGGAGACCGCTGGTTTTTCCGCGCAGGACCTCTATTCCACCAAGCGCCCTGTCCTCCAAGCACAGACTCGAGAGCGCATCGCCATGGATCTCCAACCCTACGGGATCACGGTCACAGACTTTTTACTGCGCGATGTAGCCTTTGAGCAGGAGTTTGTATCAGCGATTGAGGCCAAGACTATTGCCGAGAACCAACTCGCCAAAAAATCCTTCGAAATCGATCAAGCCCGCCAAGAAGCACTGTCCGCTATTTCTCAAGCCAAAGGAGAAGCGGGTCGTCTAGAGGCGAAAGCCGATGCCCTGACCAAAAACCCCGACTACCTCAAGGTGGTCAAGTCCGGCGTGTTGGGCGATACCCTAGATACCCTCGTGACCAAATAG
- a CDS encoding HesB/IscA family protein, protein MVAATKPRSKGIKMTEAALAEVLRLRERKGEDLYMRMGIKGGGCSGLSYTMNFDEPENVTPRDELFDYEGGFKVVVDKKSLLFLYGLELDFSDDLLGGGFKFNNPNAERSCSCGTSFSA, encoded by the coding sequence ATGGTAGCAGCAACTAAGCCCCGGTCCAAGGGGATCAAGATGACCGAAGCCGCACTTGCCGAAGTCCTACGGTTGCGGGAGCGCAAAGGGGAAGACCTCTACATGCGGATGGGCATCAAAGGCGGCGGGTGCTCGGGTCTTTCCTACACCATGAATTTTGATGAGCCGGAAAATGTTACGCCCCGCGACGAATTATTTGACTACGAGGGGGGCTTTAAGGTCGTGGTAGACAAGAAAAGTCTCCTGTTCCTGTACGGGCTGGAATTAGATTTCAGCGACGACCTACTGGGCGGGGGGTTTAAGTTTAATAACCCCAACGCCGAGCGCTCGTGTAGCTGTGGTACTTCTTTCTCTGCCTAA
- the iscU gene encoding Fe-S cluster assembly scaffold IscU: MAYSDKVIDHYNNPRNIGSLDKSDANVGTGMVGAPECGDVMKLQIRVNEQGVIEEAKFKTFGCGSAIASSSLATEYLKGCTLDDALKIRNTDIVKELNLPPVKIHCSVLAEDAIRAAIADYQAKQETNVKA, from the coding sequence ATGGCGTACAGTGACAAGGTGATCGACCACTACAACAATCCCCGCAACATCGGCTCGCTTGACAAGAGCGATGCCAATGTCGGGACGGGTATGGTGGGTGCGCCCGAGTGCGGCGACGTAATGAAGTTGCAGATTCGCGTCAACGAGCAAGGGGTTATCGAAGAAGCCAAGTTCAAGACCTTTGGCTGCGGCTCGGCGATTGCCTCCTCTTCACTGGCTACCGAATACCTGAAGGGCTGCACCCTCGACGATGCCCTCAAGATTCGCAACACGGATATCGTCAAGGAACTCAACTTGCCCCCGGTTAAGATCCACTGCTCGGTGCTCGCCGAAGATGCTATCCGCGCCGCAATCGCCGACTATCAGGCCAAGCAGGAAACCAACGTCAAAGCCTAA
- a CDS encoding DUF547 domain-containing protein, protein MRSGIVLSILLGVLALPVWAETSPYNRLLTTYVDGLGRVDYARWKAQDATTLKDQINSFKDLDPETLPNRAAKLAFWINAYNAFALESVLERYPIETVRPGSFIPDLSFFKTARHEVHGHSYSLDEIENEVLRGQFKEPRIHFAIVCASRSCPRLRNRAYTADQLDSQLDEAARQFINDPKKNQYDNARGTVKLSKIFYWFRDDFGGSVSEFLKKYAESEALKALDNRRLKISYLDYDWGLNDRK, encoded by the coding sequence ATGCGTAGCGGTATTGTTCTATCTATCCTACTGGGCGTCCTCGCGCTCCCGGTCTGGGCAGAGACCTCCCCCTACAACCGCCTGCTCACTACTTATGTAGATGGTCTCGGGCGTGTGGACTATGCCCGATGGAAAGCCCAAGATGCCACAACCCTCAAGGACCAAATCAACAGCTTCAAAGACTTGGATCCCGAAACACTTCCTAACCGCGCAGCAAAACTGGCTTTTTGGATCAACGCCTATAACGCCTTTGCCCTCGAAAGTGTCCTAGAGCGCTATCCCATCGAAACAGTCCGCCCCGGCAGCTTTATCCCGGACCTCTCTTTTTTTAAAACAGCACGCCACGAAGTTCATGGGCATAGCTATAGCCTGGACGAGATCGAGAACGAAGTTCTCCGCGGGCAGTTTAAAGAACCCCGCATCCATTTCGCCATTGTCTGTGCCTCTAGGAGTTGTCCGCGTCTGCGCAACCGCGCCTATACCGCTGACCAACTCGACAGCCAACTTGACGAAGCCGCCCGCCAATTCATCAATGACCCCAAAAAGAATCAATACGACAACGCCCGTGGCACCGTGAAACTCAGCAAGATCTTCTACTGGTTTAGGGACGATTTTGGGGGCTCTGTATCCGAATTTCTCAAGAAGTATGCCGAATCCGAAGCGCTCAAAGCTCTCGATAACCGGCGGTTGAAAATCAGCTATCTGGACTACGATTGGGGTTTAAATGACCGTAAGTAG